A section of the Pimelobacter simplex genome encodes:
- a CDS encoding hemerythrin domain-containing protein encodes MTTTAIDLGRPEYGDVLDLIAEDHRRFEHLLSQLRLGTSDRNAVRWAFADVLIAHGEAEEEVVYPVLRAQAGDVGREEVEHGTEEHAEGNEALLAVLELKGTETQAFQDAVEELSNLIAHHIAEEELSILEPARTEVSERIRYGLGEKWAARRNALIDEGCGTVENVRRLVGAARKEGLLDDEDGDEEDTEG; translated from the coding sequence ATGACGACCACTGCGATCGATCTCGGCCGGCCCGAGTACGGCGACGTGCTCGACCTGATCGCCGAGGACCACCGCCGCTTCGAGCACCTGCTGTCCCAGCTCCGGTTGGGGACCTCCGACCGCAACGCCGTGCGCTGGGCGTTCGCGGACGTCCTCATCGCCCACGGCGAGGCCGAGGAGGAGGTCGTCTACCCGGTGCTGCGCGCCCAGGCCGGCGACGTGGGCCGGGAGGAGGTCGAGCACGGCACCGAGGAGCATGCCGAGGGCAACGAGGCGCTGCTCGCCGTCCTCGAGCTCAAGGGCACCGAGACCCAGGCCTTCCAGGACGCCGTCGAGGAGCTCAGCAACCTCATCGCGCACCACATCGCCGAGGAGGAGCTGAGCATCCTCGAGCCGGCGCGCACCGAGGTCTCCGAGCGCATCCGCTACGGCCTGGGGGAGAAGTGGGCGGCGCGGCGCAACGCCCTCATCGACGAGGGCTGCGGCACCGTCGAGAACGTACGCCGTCTCGTCGGCGCCGCCCGCAAGGAGGGCCTGCTCGACGACGAGGACGGCGACGAGGAGGACACTGAGGGGTGA